The following is a genomic window from Spirosoma foliorum.
ACGGTACAGCTTTTTCTGGGAGAACTACAGCGCATAGAAGCCAACTGGCTTGCCGAGAAAGTGGATAAGATCAATGGAACGCCCCTGAAATTCGGTCGTGACGAAAACGGGCAACCTATTGTACAGCGATTTGCGTTTGCCTCTCTGTTTAGCCCTGTATTGCGCGAGTTCCTGCACGATGAGCGTTTACGGGGGCTCACATCCTTACTACAACCCTACGACGGTCGTATTAGCGAGGAGGAGAAAGATGGTTTAGTGGTCAATCACTACGTTCGCACTCCCGAAAGCAATTTCTCACGCATGGGCTGGCATACCGACAGTCCGCGTGATCTGTTCCTGGGTCATCGTATCCGCCCAATGCTGAACGTGGGTTTGCATTTAGATGACTGCCCCAAGAGCAACGGTGGCCTCCGTGTG
Proteins encoded in this region:
- a CDS encoding phytanoyl-CoA dioxygenase family protein, which codes for MVLTKHPVAIQPLATLTDAQVAFFNKNGFLHIKNFVSRDTVQLFLGELQRIEANWLAEKVDKINGTPLKFGRDENGQPIVQRFAFASLFSPVLREFLHDERLRGLTSLLQPYDGRISEEEKDGLVVNHYVRTPESNFSRMGWHTDSPRDLFLGHRIRPMLNVGLHLDDCPKSNGGLRVLPGTHKQNTLMTLFRKRQFIDHRPDRREVGFDIEAGDLTIHNGSLWHRVEQSPKLGAESRRRVMYIPIITGEYQPKSASSKTPFYHRFAARIQN